A genomic stretch from Corvus cornix cornix isolate S_Up_H32 chromosome 7, ASM73873v5, whole genome shotgun sequence includes:
- the LOC120410292 gene encoding uncharacterized protein LOC120410292, producing the protein MAWMPQSRCSSRAKHPEAHKFTLGQKITVLVFHTVSTVLEVKGGHWLSPQRFLKYQAIMVEQDDVEIVVTNIVNPASFLSGNQGEPVPHDCLETIEATYSSHPDVKDTPLEDAETWFTDGSSYVISGKQHAGYAVTTCQEVIESGPLPTNTCAQKAEIIALTRALEIAKGKKINIYTDSRYAFGVVHAHSAIWKERRLLNSQGKSIKHAQEIM; encoded by the coding sequence ATGGCCTGGATGCCTCAGAGCCGTTGCAGCAGTCGTGCTAAACATCCAGAAGCACACAAGTTCACCTTGGGTCAGAAAATTACTGTGCTGGTATTCCACACAGTGTCCACAGTGCTGGAAGTGAAAGGTGGTCACTGGCTCTCCCCACAAAGGTTCCTGAAATATCAAGCCATCAtggtggaacaagatgatgtAGAAATAGTGGTAACTAACATTGTCAACCCAGCTTCCTTTCTTAGTGGAAATCAAGGAGAACCGGTACCCCATGATTGCCTGGAAACTATCGAAGCCACCTACTCCAGCCACCCGGATGTAAAGGATACCCCTTTAGAAGATGCAGAGACCTGGTTTACTGATGGGAGCAGCTACGTCATCAGTGGAAAGCAGCATGCTGGGTACGCAGTTACCACCTGCCAGGAGGTGATAGAATCTGGACCCCTGCCAACAAACACCTGTGCACAAAAGGCTGAAATAATCGCCCTAACCCGTGCCTTAGAGatagcaaaaggaaagaaaataaacatctatACAGACTCAAGGTATGCATTTGGAGTTGTACACGCACACAGTGccatttggaaagaaagaagactgTTAAATTCACAGGGAAAGAGCATCAAACATGCACAAGAAATAATGTGA